One Pelodiscus sinensis isolate JC-2024 chromosome 24, ASM4963464v1, whole genome shotgun sequence DNA segment encodes these proteins:
- the UPK1A gene encoding uroplakin-1a encodes MAEKGNPLIVGVLILGNLIILMCGIALYAETVWVTADQYKVYPILGVSGKDDVYAGAWIAIFCGFAFFCLGVFGIVALARGSRLQLMLYLVLMLIVYIFECASCITSYTHRDFVVSNHRMVTKQMLTFYAAPTAQGRELTRMWDRIMMEQQCCGATGPLDWVNHTSAFRSLYPEGLAPWPFLCCKRDPNFVILSPEGCRVGHVDYINTKGCFEHIENAVNSYTWGISWFGFAILMFTCPVMLLAMYHYTTL; translated from the exons ATGGCAGAGAAAGGAAACCCCCTCATTGTAGGGGTGCTGATTCTGGGGAACCTCATCATCCTG atgTGCGGCATCGCGCTCTATGCCGAGACGGTGTGGGTCACAGCCGACCAGTACAAGGTGTACCCCATCCTGGGCGTGTCGGGCAAGGACGACGTCTACGCGGGTGCCTGGATCGCCATCTTCTGCGGCTTCGCCTTCTTCTGCCTTGGTGTCTTCGGCATCGTGGCCCTGGCACGGGGCAGCCGCCTGCAGCTCATGctg TACTTGGTGTTGATGCTGATTGTCTACATCTTCGAATGCGCCTCCTGCATCACGTCCTACACCCACCGGGACTTC gtggtctCCAATCACAGGATGGTCACCAAGCAGATGCTGACGTTCTATGCGgcccccacagcccagggccGGGAGCTGACCCGCATGTGGGACCGGATCATGATGGAG caacAGTGCTGCGGCGCGACAGGGCCCCTGGACTGGGTGAACCACACGTCTGCCTTCCGCtcgctgtaccccgaggggctgGCGCCCTGGCCCTTCCTCTGCTGCAAGCGCGACCCCAACTTCGTCATCCTCAGCCCAGAGGGCTGCCGCGTGGGGCACGTGGATTATATCAACACCAAG GGCTGCTTTGAGCACATTGAAAACGCCGTCAACAGCTACACCTGGGGCATCTCCTGGTTCGGCTTCGCTATCCTCATGTTCACG TGTCCAGTGATGCTCTTGGCCATGTACCACTACACCACGTTGTGA